One Novipirellula caenicola genomic window carries:
- the secD gene encoding protein translocase subunit SecD, translating into MDCNFFSQSFFDSFVMPLAQADELAEPVKEGITIDQYIWLAAALAVLIVPFILGGWLAKMLKMPNYSTRLGLVLLAVIASSTVLINKRPSRGVDLQGGTILVYEIDQSKNIGEDKATGQRITSEDLVEPLSRRINPSGTKEIVIRPYGESQIEIIVPAKSSGDDENRESSGVGEVDELDRIKRRVEEAGILRFAILANRNDHQRIIDLAIEQSESDSQAERTSPVVMDVNGEIVGRWARVDQEKNEKQGVRPLRVNVGNAIVRNPETGQLIELPVSVRGDNGEVKIVKWMQQQGLDSIETLMIVDPDLDIKGDDLAFAASTFDQNGAPAVAFNLTDEGSGRFFALTTNNAPVGTMQRQLGIILDDDLLSAPNILQPIRKEGRITGSFTKEEVQDLVAVLKAGQLPAALTPQPIAENQIDPTLGKDTINKGFFAIGLSLSLVLVFILFYYRFAGVVACIALVLNLAMILGTMVLINQPLTLPGLAGLVLTVGMSVDANVLIFERIREELKKGAAPRMSIRNGFAKATVTIVDANLTTLITAIVLYAIGTDQIRGFAVTLILGILYSMFTAIYMSRTFFDIAERHGFLTLSMSDGVNSLRGMFTRGDNFDFMGKGKIALAVSSLLVIIGISSIFARGQGIFDIDFAGGSSVQFRVDKPTETDTIRKIVGEVMVAEDGQPIQFTVNGVTMESSPNGTVYKVDSSYEQVDQLKDAISAAFAQSEDVNLVTYKIDISPADPKAPLAPKASSLNPLESNGTKLAVFYPQDDAETDMVAEEEDDAEAESTTPAVSDRSSIVYSTALIKLGIEGEEGGAGINAPTLVETLMNAAKAVNVPLNERGIELTPIGEGADKWNTKSSLSFSQWTVKLPLEFAQADAIMEQIKDSLGNKPVWISSSSVGGQVAGDMIGRALGALFGSLLCIIGYIWFRFQRVMYGLAAVVALLHDVIVTLGAIAVSYWLADALGFLLIDPFKISLTVVAALLTIIGYSLNDTIVVFDRIRETKGKSTHLTGEMINTSINQTLSRTLLTSITTLIVVVLLYAVGGAGIHAFAFALVVGVLVGTYSSIFVASPVLLYLIQRNEKVNAA; encoded by the coding sequence ATGGACTGCAATTTCTTTTCCCAATCGTTTTTCGATTCCTTCGTGATGCCGCTGGCCCAAGCGGACGAGCTCGCCGAGCCGGTCAAGGAAGGGATCACAATCGATCAGTACATTTGGCTCGCTGCCGCGTTGGCTGTCTTGATTGTCCCGTTCATCCTGGGTGGGTGGCTGGCGAAGATGCTCAAAATGCCTAACTACTCAACCCGCTTGGGGTTGGTGTTGTTGGCTGTCATCGCAAGTTCAACGGTTCTGATCAACAAGCGGCCCAGTCGCGGTGTTGACCTGCAAGGGGGAACGATCCTCGTTTACGAGATCGACCAAAGCAAGAATATCGGCGAAGACAAGGCGACGGGGCAACGGATTACGTCCGAAGACCTCGTTGAGCCGCTTTCACGCCGAATCAACCCCAGCGGTACCAAAGAGATTGTGATTCGCCCGTATGGCGAAAGTCAGATCGAAATCATCGTGCCGGCGAAATCCAGCGGCGATGACGAAAACCGCGAATCGAGTGGGGTTGGCGAAGTCGACGAGCTTGATCGTATCAAACGCCGTGTCGAAGAAGCCGGGATTTTGCGATTTGCGATTCTTGCCAACCGTAACGACCACCAACGCATCATCGACTTGGCCATCGAGCAGTCCGAATCCGACAGCCAAGCCGAACGCACCAGCCCCGTCGTGATGGATGTGAACGGCGAGATCGTCGGCCGTTGGGCACGTGTTGACCAAGAAAAGAACGAGAAGCAAGGCGTTCGCCCGTTGCGAGTGAACGTGGGCAACGCGATTGTCCGCAATCCAGAAACAGGCCAATTGATCGAGCTTCCCGTCAGCGTGCGGGGCGATAACGGCGAAGTCAAAATCGTCAAATGGATGCAGCAACAAGGCCTCGACAGCATCGAAACGCTGATGATTGTTGATCCAGATTTGGACATCAAGGGAGACGATTTGGCGTTCGCTGCAAGCACGTTCGACCAAAATGGCGCCCCCGCCGTGGCGTTCAATTTGACCGACGAAGGATCTGGACGCTTCTTTGCGTTGACCACCAACAATGCTCCGGTGGGAACGATGCAGCGACAATTGGGCATCATCTTGGATGATGATTTGCTATCAGCGCCGAACATTCTGCAACCGATTCGCAAGGAAGGCCGCATCACCGGCAGCTTTACCAAGGAAGAGGTTCAGGATTTGGTGGCGGTTCTCAAGGCGGGGCAATTGCCAGCCGCGTTGACCCCGCAGCCGATTGCAGAAAACCAGATCGACCCGACGCTCGGTAAAGACACAATCAACAAGGGATTCTTCGCGATCGGATTGTCCTTGAGTTTGGTGCTTGTCTTCATCCTGTTCTACTACCGCTTCGCCGGCGTGGTCGCTTGTATCGCGTTGGTGCTGAACTTGGCCATGATCTTGGGCACGATGGTGCTGATCAACCAACCGCTGACGCTGCCTGGACTTGCAGGTCTGGTTTTGACCGTTGGTATGTCGGTGGACGCCAACGTGCTGATTTTTGAACGTATCCGCGAAGAGCTCAAAAAAGGTGCGGCACCTCGCATGTCGATTCGCAACGGTTTCGCCAAAGCGACCGTGACGATCGTCGACGCGAACTTGACCACCTTGATCACCGCGATTGTTTTGTATGCGATCGGAACCGACCAGATTCGTGGTTTTGCTGTCACGTTGATTCTGGGGATTCTGTACTCGATGTTCACCGCGATCTACATGTCGCGAACGTTCTTTGACATTGCCGAACGTCATGGCTTCTTGACGCTTAGCATGTCCGACGGCGTCAACTCGCTGCGAGGTATGTTTACCCGTGGCGACAACTTCGATTTCATGGGCAAAGGCAAGATCGCGTTGGCGGTTTCCTCGCTGCTTGTGATCATCGGAATCAGCTCGATCTTTGCTCGCGGGCAAGGCATTTTTGATATCGACTTTGCCGGTGGTTCGTCGGTTCAGTTCCGAGTCGACAAGCCAACCGAAACGGACACGATTCGAAAGATCGTCGGTGAAGTGATGGTGGCCGAAGACGGCCAGCCGATCCAGTTCACCGTCAACGGCGTGACCATGGAATCGAGCCCCAATGGGACCGTTTACAAGGTGGATTCGTCGTACGAGCAAGTGGATCAGCTGAAAGATGCGATCTCGGCTGCGTTCGCCCAATCCGAGGACGTTAATCTCGTAACCTACAAGATTGATATCTCTCCGGCTGATCCAAAAGCGCCGCTTGCACCGAAGGCCTCTTCGCTGAATCCGCTCGAATCAAACGGAACGAAGTTGGCGGTCTTCTATCCTCAGGATGATGCCGAAACGGATATGGTTGCTGAGGAGGAAGACGACGCCGAAGCGGAATCCACAACGCCAGCGGTTTCAGATCGATCGTCGATCGTCTATAGCACCGCACTGATCAAACTTGGCATCGAAGGCGAGGAAGGCGGTGCCGGGATCAACGCTCCGACCCTGGTCGAAACGCTGATGAATGCGGCCAAGGCGGTCAACGTTCCACTAAACGAACGTGGCATCGAACTTACGCCGATTGGCGAAGGGGCGGACAAGTGGAACACCAAGTCCTCACTCTCGTTCAGCCAATGGACCGTCAAGTTGCCTTTGGAGTTCGCTCAAGCCGATGCGATCATGGAACAAATCAAGGACAGCCTTGGCAACAAGCCGGTTTGGATCAGCAGCAGTAGCGTCGGAGGCCAAGTGGCCGGCGACATGATCGGCCGTGCACTCGGTGCACTGTTTGGCAGTTTGTTGTGTATCATCGGCTACATTTGGTTCCGTTTCCAACGAGTGATGTACGGTTTGGCTGCAGTGGTCGCGTTGTTGCATGACGTGATCGTCACCCTAGGTGCGATTGCGGTTAGCTACTGGCTTGCCGATGCACTCGGCTTCCTGCTGATCGATCCATTCAAGATCAGCTTGACGGTCGTCGCAGCTCTGCTGACGATCATCGGTTACTCGCTCAACGATACGATCGTGGTGTTTGACCGTATTCGTGAAACCAAGGGCAAATCGACTCACCTGACTGGCGAGATGATCAACACCAGCATCAATCAAACGCTCAGCCGTACGTTGCTGACTTCGATCACCACCTTGATCGTGGTCGTGCTGCTGTACGCGGTCGGCGGAGCTGGGATTCACGCCTTTGCGTTTGCCTTGGTCGTCGGCGTGTTGGTCGGAACCTACAGTTCGATTTTTGTGGCCAGCCCCGTGCTGTTGTATTTGATTCAACGCAACGAAAAGGTTAACGCTGCGTAA
- the yajC gene encoding preprotein translocase subunit YajC, whose product MFAEFYPGLASIASELMVATVTIFAQEAAAPEDLNWIQQLFNNPLLPFVILFFLAFQIFIAPERRRKAEEAKMLSTLKKNDRVVTAGGIHGTVVSTSSETNTLTLRVDDNNNTRIKVNFTAIARVIDPNKENKGSDHKDADSKTKS is encoded by the coding sequence TTGTTCGCTGAATTCTATCCTGGTCTTGCTTCGATCGCATCCGAATTGATGGTAGCGACGGTTACCATTTTTGCCCAAGAGGCGGCTGCGCCCGAGGATTTGAATTGGATTCAGCAATTATTTAACAATCCTTTGCTGCCTTTTGTGATTCTCTTTTTCCTGGCTTTCCAGATCTTTATCGCTCCGGAACGTCGGCGAAAGGCAGAAGAGGCCAAGATGCTGTCCACTTTGAAGAAGAACGATCGTGTTGTGACCGCTGGCGGTATTCACGGAACGGTGGTTTCGACCTCGTCCGAGACGAACACGCTGACGTTGCGAGTCGACGATAACAATAACACTCGGATCAAAGTCAATTTCACGGCAATTGCTCGTGTGATCGACCCAAACAAAGAGAATAAGGGATCGGATCACAAGGATGCCGATTCCAAAACGAAGAGCTAG
- a CDS encoding DegT/DnrJ/EryC1/StrS family aminotransferase, protein MAALAAAPILPKHATFMPLTIPPWPRQTPEISRAVSQCIESADWGSYQSQAKKTLIAALESLFETPHVRLCCSGTAAIEISLRAAGVTAGDEVIVSAFDYPGNFRCIELLGGKPVLVDVARENFGPDVDSVAAAASTRVRAVIASHLYGHACDIASLRDLCDQQGWVLIEDTCQAPGMRVNGKPAGSFGHLATLSFGGSKPLSSGNGGAILTRDDRMAARMAALLDRPSEAFPLSALQASVLVPQLAELQSDNTQRDHIARQIQQQLQRQNSTLKCMAETRDGIDPAYYKLALRAASSSIRDRVIATAAEHHLPLGHGFRSMARSSERRCRKPVPLDRSEALANEICVLDHRALLIDEADVFELCQLLGNP, encoded by the coding sequence ATGGCCGCCCTTGCGGCAGCCCCCATCCTGCCCAAGCACGCCACTTTCATGCCACTGACGATTCCCCCCTGGCCTCGCCAAACCCCCGAAATCTCCAGGGCGGTGTCGCAGTGCATCGAATCAGCCGATTGGGGGAGCTACCAAAGCCAAGCAAAAAAGACGCTAATTGCGGCGTTAGAGTCGCTTTTCGAGACCCCGCACGTGCGATTGTGCTGCAGTGGAACGGCGGCAATCGAAATCTCGCTACGTGCCGCTGGGGTGACCGCCGGCGATGAAGTGATCGTGTCGGCCTTTGATTACCCAGGCAATTTTCGCTGCATCGAATTGCTGGGCGGAAAACCAGTGCTCGTGGATGTGGCTCGCGAAAATTTTGGTCCGGACGTGGATTCGGTTGCGGCCGCCGCCAGCACGCGTGTTCGCGCGGTGATTGCATCGCATCTGTATGGCCACGCCTGCGACATTGCGTCGCTACGCGATTTGTGTGACCAACAGGGCTGGGTGCTGATCGAAGACACGTGCCAGGCCCCCGGAATGAGGGTCAACGGTAAACCGGCAGGATCGTTTGGCCATTTGGCCACACTTAGTTTTGGCGGCAGCAAACCATTGTCCTCTGGAAATGGCGGTGCCATCTTGACCCGCGATGACCGAATGGCCGCGCGGATGGCGGCATTGCTCGACCGCCCCAGCGAGGCGTTTCCGCTGAGTGCGTTGCAGGCCAGTGTGCTGGTTCCGCAATTGGCCGAACTGCAAAGCGACAATACGCAGCGAGACCACATTGCTCGGCAAATTCAACAGCAACTCCAACGACAAAACTCGACACTGAAGTGCATGGCCGAGACTCGTGATGGCATCGATCCCGCCTATTACAAACTCGCACTGCGTGCCGCTTCGTCATCGATCCGCGATCGCGTCATCGCCACCGCTGCGGAACACCATTTGCCACTTGGACATGGCTTTCGCTCGATGGCACGGTCGAGCGAGCGGCGCTGCCGCAAACCGGTCCCGCTGGATCGATCCGAAGCCCTCGCCAACGAAATCTGTGTGCTCGACCACCGAGCGCTCCTCATCGACGAAGCGGACGTTTTTGAACTCTGTCAGCTATTAGGAAATCCATGA
- the surE gene encoding 5'/3'-nucleotidase SurE, which produces MKLLITNDDGIDAPGLTALVESVLHAMGDNVHVIVVAPDRGRSECGHSVTTGRPLAVKSVRPDWFQIDGTPVDCVRAGLGALAKGADAVLSGVNAGANLGVDLHVSGTFAAAREAAISGVPALALSHYRRPEIERTWDHVPRWTKETIREFLHVSREQQNSPLLWNLNLPAIDPEIEQPPRVRCDVDWEPMTRIAHHRESEIHFESDFHSRPRKPGLDVEQCFGGAITLSEIHLDRHLG; this is translated from the coding sequence ATGAAACTGCTGATCACCAATGATGACGGCATCGATGCCCCTGGTTTGACGGCGTTGGTCGAATCGGTGCTTCATGCAATGGGCGACAATGTCCACGTGATTGTCGTGGCCCCCGATCGCGGACGCAGCGAGTGTGGACACAGCGTGACAACCGGACGCCCGCTTGCGGTCAAATCCGTTCGCCCGGATTGGTTCCAGATTGACGGTACCCCGGTGGATTGTGTGCGTGCCGGACTGGGCGCGTTAGCCAAAGGAGCCGACGCGGTACTTTCGGGCGTCAACGCCGGAGCAAACCTGGGGGTCGACCTACACGTCAGCGGAACGTTCGCCGCTGCGCGGGAAGCGGCAATCTCTGGAGTCCCCGCACTGGCGTTGTCGCATTACCGCCGCCCCGAGATCGAGAGAACCTGGGACCACGTCCCTCGATGGACCAAAGAAACGATCCGTGAATTCTTGCACGTGTCGCGTGAGCAACAAAATTCGCCGCTGCTGTGGAACCTGAACCTGCCCGCCATCGATCCGGAAATCGAGCAGCCGCCACGGGTGCGATGTGATGTTGATTGGGAACCAATGACACGAATAGCGCATCATCGTGAATCCGAGATCCATTTCGAAAGCGATTTCCACTCGCGACCACGCAAACCGGGACTGGATGTCGAACAATGCTTTGGCGGCGCTATCACGCTTTCCGAGATCCATTTGGATCGACATCTGGGATGA
- a CDS encoding TIGR01777 family oxidoreductase, with product MGSKNHYRVTTPLPVSVADAFAYHERPGALQRLTPPWEHVTVESSDVGLDVGNEVVLKTRFAGVPLRWVARHTEYDPPRHFADTQVSGPFACWNHHHEFRDRVGDPSETGSSLTDSIEYELPAGAFGRFFGSSIARRKIESMFAYRHRVTADDLQLAARYPSTPLRFAISGSSGLVGSGLTRLLTLLGHQATPIVRSKQDPSSDLQGRSIAAWDDADEIKKFSEVDVVVHLAGKSIAGGRWSDQVKQQIRDSRVVKTRQLCESLASLERKPSVLVCASATGIYGNRGEMVLDETSDAGDDFLSDVAVQWEAACQPAVDAGIRVINARFGLVLSVAGGALEKMLLPAKMMGGKLGSGKQWWSWIALDDVLGAIYHCVQREGISGPVNFVSPEPITNADFTRVLGRVLNRPPLVPAPAFGLRLALGEMADALLLSSTRVIPNVLQQSDYSFRFTDLEAALRYSLGRDRLQSEAV from the coding sequence ATGGGTTCAAAAAATCATTACCGCGTCACCACTCCGCTTCCCGTTTCGGTGGCGGACGCATTCGCTTATCACGAACGGCCCGGAGCGCTGCAGCGTCTGACTCCGCCCTGGGAACACGTGACGGTTGAATCAAGCGACGTGGGCTTGGATGTCGGCAACGAAGTGGTGTTGAAAACCCGTTTCGCCGGAGTGCCGCTTCGCTGGGTCGCTCGACACACCGAGTATGATCCGCCCCGTCATTTTGCCGACACCCAGGTTTCTGGCCCATTTGCATGCTGGAATCATCATCACGAATTCCGCGACCGCGTCGGGGATCCATCGGAAACCGGATCCTCGCTAACCGATTCCATTGAATACGAACTGCCTGCGGGTGCATTCGGTCGTTTTTTTGGTAGTTCGATCGCACGTCGCAAGATTGAGTCCATGTTTGCCTACCGCCACCGCGTCACTGCGGACGATCTGCAGTTGGCTGCTCGTTATCCGTCTACCCCGCTTCGATTTGCGATCTCAGGTTCGAGCGGGTTGGTCGGCTCAGGCTTGACGCGTCTGTTGACACTTCTGGGGCACCAGGCGACTCCGATTGTGCGATCCAAGCAGGATCCGAGCAGCGACCTGCAAGGTCGTTCGATCGCCGCATGGGATGATGCCGACGAAATAAAGAAGTTCAGCGAAGTCGATGTGGTCGTCCACTTGGCCGGAAAATCGATTGCCGGAGGCCGCTGGAGTGATCAGGTCAAGCAGCAGATTCGTGATAGCCGCGTGGTCAAGACTCGTCAACTTTGTGAATCACTTGCCTCGCTCGAGCGAAAACCGTCCGTGTTGGTTTGTGCGTCGGCCACCGGAATCTACGGTAACCGCGGTGAAATGGTGCTCGACGAGACATCAGACGCTGGCGACGACTTTCTGTCCGATGTGGCCGTACAGTGGGAGGCCGCTTGCCAACCGGCGGTCGATGCAGGCATTCGTGTCATCAACGCCAGATTTGGGTTGGTGTTATCGGTCGCAGGCGGCGCCCTCGAGAAGATGTTGTTGCCAGCCAAGATGATGGGCGGCAAATTGGGCAGCGGAAAACAGTGGTGGAGCTGGATTGCGCTGGACGACGTGCTGGGAGCGATCTACCACTGCGTGCAGCGTGAAGGGATTTCTGGGCCGGTGAATTTCGTCTCGCCTGAACCGATCACCAACGCCGACTTCACCCGTGTGCTGGGGCGTGTTTTGAATCGGCCTCCACTCGTGCCAGCCCCCGCATTTGGGCTGCGATTGGCGCTCGGCGAAATGGCGGATGCGTTGTTGTTGTCGAGCACCCGAGTCATCCCGAACGTCTTGCAGCAATCGGATTACTCATTCCGCTTTACCGATCTCGAGGCCGCGCTGCGTTACTCGCTCGGGCGTGACCGGCTGCAATCCGAAGCGGTGTAA
- a CDS encoding sigma-70 family RNA polymerase sigma factor: MTTTISISNEPAASEVAAAKRLTSCLSSDRESDPPAVHASAEPAPVPARAGSWIRSQELSAATAAIEPYMTDYESMDKDELVRRTKVQLRHEISFIANKDFADSKQGDIVFAAPLNLADPTPAVGARIVSRSGADLPIHLGRLCEAPLLKPEQEVMLFQRMNFLLHQAAVHRRLLNPKRPSRARLALIERLIALANWHRDRIVEANLRLVFSIVKKFVNGNNPFDELLSDGIVALIRAVEKFDYDRGFRFSTYATQVVRRNAYRTVVLNQQERQKVMGGLQDMNLDLTDEGSESSISENRWHELRRRLAEMLDELDRREKLIIRSRFSLGPHRKVRTLQSLADRLGISKERVRQLESRAMEKLRLMANEVSLAELES; the protein is encoded by the coding sequence ATGACTACCACCATTTCAATATCAAATGAGCCAGCGGCTAGCGAAGTTGCAGCAGCAAAACGTTTGACCTCCTGTCTGTCGTCGGACCGCGAGTCGGATCCTCCAGCGGTCCACGCAAGTGCAGAGCCGGCTCCGGTACCTGCGCGAGCGGGCAGCTGGATTCGATCGCAGGAGTTATCCGCGGCAACTGCGGCGATCGAACCCTACATGACCGACTACGAGTCGATGGACAAAGACGAATTGGTGCGTCGCACTAAGGTTCAGCTTCGTCACGAGATCAGCTTCATTGCCAACAAGGACTTTGCCGACTCGAAGCAGGGCGACATTGTGTTTGCCGCGCCGCTGAATTTGGCGGATCCCACGCCTGCGGTCGGAGCACGGATCGTTTCTCGCAGTGGCGCGGATCTGCCGATTCACCTCGGTCGACTGTGTGAGGCACCGCTGTTAAAGCCGGAGCAAGAGGTGATGCTGTTTCAGCGGATGAATTTCCTGCTTCATCAGGCTGCGGTGCATCGCCGGCTACTCAACCCGAAACGCCCGTCCCGCGCCCGTTTGGCTTTGATTGAACGGTTGATTGCATTGGCGAATTGGCACCGCGATCGAATCGTCGAAGCCAATTTGCGGTTGGTGTTTTCGATCGTCAAAAAGTTTGTCAATGGAAACAATCCGTTTGACGAACTGCTTAGCGATGGGATCGTGGCGTTGATTCGAGCGGTCGAGAAGTTCGACTACGATCGCGGGTTTCGCTTTAGCACCTATGCAACGCAAGTGGTCCGGCGCAATGCGTACCGTACCGTGGTGTTGAACCAGCAAGAACGTCAAAAGGTGATGGGCGGGTTGCAGGACATGAACTTGGATTTGACGGACGAGGGATCAGAATCATCGATCAGCGAAAACCGCTGGCACGAGCTGCGTCGACGGTTGGCCGAGATGTTGGACGAACTCGATCGCCGGGAAAAATTGATCATTCGGTCTCGTTTTTCGCTTGGCCCGCATCGTAAAGTGCGAACGCTACAATCGCTGGCCGACCGCCTCGGGATCAGCAAGGAACGGGTCCGCCAACTCGAAAGCCGAGCGATGGAGAAATTGCGATTGATGGCGAACGAAGTGAGTTTGGCTGAGCTCGAAAGCTAG
- a CDS encoding helix-turn-helix domain-containing protein, with the protein MAARQPHYSPKQVADALQVSESSVKRWCDRGTIPTIRTVGGHRRITLDGLQVFLSQADRTLVNPDVLGLPALISCRKTEISGAATDYQRQFRSALAVGDEPACREILHHQIELRQTEQGQTRAEIAELLIADAMHGLGEAWCRNELDVYQERRACGIAHQLITELTATLPPPKSTALTAVGGAPEGDHYQLPMMLVQLALRELGWNSVCLGNHLPLQSFAQAAHDYQSDLVWLSVSALTDAAAFIAEETQLAADLGEHIPLLVGGRALCDEIRPRLRYTAHCDNLRQFVELVAMMQLSLRR; encoded by the coding sequence GTGGCGGCTCGACAACCTCATTACTCTCCCAAGCAAGTCGCCGACGCCCTTCAAGTCAGTGAATCCTCGGTCAAACGCTGGTGCGATCGCGGCACGATCCCCACCATCCGCACCGTCGGCGGCCATCGCCGCATCACTTTGGATGGGCTGCAGGTCTTTCTGTCACAGGCCGACCGCACGTTGGTCAATCCAGACGTTCTTGGACTTCCTGCCCTGATTTCCTGCCGAAAAACCGAGATTTCAGGAGCGGCAACGGACTACCAACGACAGTTCCGCAGTGCGCTGGCGGTCGGTGACGAACCAGCGTGTCGCGAAATCCTCCATCATCAAATTGAACTTCGCCAAACCGAGCAGGGGCAAACGCGTGCCGAAATTGCGGAATTATTGATCGCCGACGCGATGCACGGACTCGGCGAAGCGTGGTGCCGCAACGAATTGGACGTCTACCAAGAGCGTCGTGCCTGTGGGATCGCCCATCAGCTGATCACCGAACTGACCGCCACCTTGCCGCCACCAAAATCGACGGCGTTGACCGCTGTGGGAGGGGCCCCCGAGGGCGATCACTATCAACTGCCGATGATGTTGGTCCAGCTAGCGCTTCGCGAGCTAGGCTGGAATTCGGTGTGCTTGGGGAACCATTTGCCACTGCAAAGCTTTGCTCAGGCGGCACATGACTATCAGTCGGATTTGGTCTGGTTGAGCGTTTCAGCACTGACCGACGCTGCGGCGTTTATCGCCGAAGAAACCCAATTGGCAGCCGACCTCGGCGAGCACATTCCGCTGCTGGTGGGCGGCCGAGCGCTTTGCGATGAAATTCGGCCACGGTTACGCTATACCGCTCATTGCGATAATTTGCGTCAATTCGTCGAATTAGTCGCAATGATGCAGCTAAGTCTGCGACGCTAA
- a CDS encoding dual specificity protein phosphatase family protein, whose protein sequence is MPSDSEGPRAANASDQDWDAAETQQAPADRPAMPLARDIELPSHEAGVSEVDLSELPATRIAASIRQRLYARSVFYPTLAWNFTLGRILRVRRWWDYIDPSVIVGAYPFARDVPGLSAEGVRAVVNTCEEYPGPLRAYESFGIEQFHMPTTDFTHPLLKDVCNAVEFVQQHVENEGKVYIHCKAGRARSATVAICWLIKHRGLSISDAQAALLAARPHINPRLGQRPVVQQFAERWGA, encoded by the coding sequence ATGCCAAGTGACAGTGAAGGGCCCCGGGCCGCCAATGCCTCCGACCAAGATTGGGATGCTGCCGAAACGCAGCAAGCACCAGCGGATCGGCCTGCGATGCCGCTAGCTCGCGATATCGAACTCCCATCGCACGAGGCCGGCGTGAGCGAAGTCGATCTTAGCGAACTTCCTGCGACTCGCATCGCTGCATCGATACGGCAACGACTTTATGCACGCTCGGTGTTTTACCCCACCTTGGCTTGGAACTTCACGCTTGGGCGAATCTTGCGAGTGCGTCGTTGGTGGGATTACATCGACCCTAGCGTCATTGTCGGAGCTTACCCGTTTGCTCGCGATGTCCCTGGGCTCTCGGCCGAAGGCGTTCGCGCGGTCGTCAATACATGCGAAGAGTATCCAGGTCCCTTGAGGGCCTACGAATCCTTTGGGATCGAACAGTTCCACATGCCGACGACCGATTTCACGCATCCGTTGCTGAAGGATGTGTGCAACGCGGTGGAGTTTGTCCAGCAGCATGTGGAGAACGAAGGTAAAGTCTATATCCACTGCAAGGCTGGCCGCGCACGAAGTGCAACCGTAGCAATTTGCTGGTTGATCAAACATCGCGGGCTGTCGATCAGCGACGCCCAGGCGGCACTGCTAGCTGCGCGGCCACACATCAATCCGCGATTGGGACAGCGTCCCGTGGTCCAGCAATTTGCCGAACGCTGGGGCGCGTGA